In one window of Arachis ipaensis cultivar K30076 chromosome B06, Araip1.1, whole genome shotgun sequence DNA:
- the LOC107648804 gene encoding polyadenylation and cleavage factor homolog 4 isoform X1, translated as MNMESTRRSFDRSREPGAKKPRLIDELDSSSNPISRPFSQPRQPPSSAVTPLTSATARFRTNSDRDSESSDRYHPQPPPHQELVSQYKAALAELTFNSKPIITNLTIIAGENLSAAKAIAGIVCTNIVEVPNEQKLPSLYLLDSIVKNIGRDYIKYFAARLPEVFIKAYKQVDPPVHSSMRHLFGTWKGYIPPQTLQMIEKELGFMPAVNGSASSSATLGSESQSQRPAHSIHVNPKYLERQRLQQSSRIKGVANDTTRAILNSNEDSERPSRVLGASRPWLDPRINMHVCRRIQRDAYNNSVPEKSLAESYGGMKNSSGISSIGRTGSRVAELGHDKTWYKAGLSVAENTSNQSNGFSLKLGFSNCEAPKSMNLGAHHQPTQNLTSIQSSVVPGSWKNSEEEEFMWDEMNSGMIGDGAASVANNLNTERWMGGDDENLDGDQSQILHHDREISTARKQSFASGGHSSLPWQLQEQRSNEKLNLKPGHSEELLSALGCLPANTSSLVVRMANRSSMPNATKGMSETMGQKQFDSMGTKPTSAQSPLQQQSASLPVTKLHPHPTQNLLEQDYGKDSKTSQFLGDLQRQYIRDQPAALPPNAQVGCLHRSREKDLHGPLSSETSFLPRHQQQPLVSSQTEVIAKTKKPLHSKVKASESSEQSKSSLSAATVQTRFLNKSITNSFPGTSSSLVTKNLPSDLGVCPALSGRPSPATLISSVSAVASPSTLVPPDDDSSILDNISQANTGQKPKVSTKLPTSSNMSSVSAPTSTATKNNSLNPIANLLSSLVAKGLISTDSESSIKVPTEALVQLETRTESITASSSLPVPSVTGSTVLPVTSSKVVEDDAKASLIVSQSTNTKIRNIIGFDFKPDVIREMHPTVIKGLLDDSQHHCRFCGIKLKQEEQFNKHLEWHFAREREQHGLITASRKWYENCFSSEPSDSVDDYCEETDRSPFDAIVPADDSQCLCVLCGDLFEDVYCQERDEWMFEGAVYINNLDRNGEMENRNVGPIVHAKCLSENSVAGSTKMEQD; from the exons atGAACATGGAGAGCACGCGTAGATCGTTCGATAGATCGAGAGAGCCGGGCGCCAAGAAGCCCCGATTGATCGACGAGCTCGACAGCAGTTCCAACCCCATTTCCCGACCGTTTTCTCAGCCGCGGCAACCGCCGTCCTCTGCGGTTACACCGTTGACTTCCGCCACCGCGAGGTTCCGAACTAACAGCGACAGGGACTCCGAAAGTAGCGACAGGTACCACCCGCAACCGCCACCGCACCAGGAGCTTGTATCTCAGTACAAGGCCGCGCTAGCTGAGCTCACTTTCAACTCGAAGCCAATAATTACGAACTTGACCATCATTGCAGGAGAGAACCTTTCTGCTGCGAAGGCCATTGCTGGCATCGTTTGTACCAACATTGTAGAG GTTCCAAATGAGCAAAAGCTTCCATCTCTTTATCTCTTGGACAGTATTGTTAAGAATATTGGGCGGGATTATATAAAATACTTTGCTGCCAGACTACCTGAG GTATTCATCAAGGCATACAAACAGGTTGATCCACCTGTCCATTCAAGTATGAGGCATCTTTTTGGAACTTGGAAGGGATACATTCCTCCGCAGACCCTTCAGATGATTGAAAAGGAACTTGGCTTCATGCCTGCAGTCAATGGTTCGGCTTCTTCATCTGCTACACTCGGAAGTGAATCACAGTCACAACGCCCAGCTCATAGCATCCATGTGAATCCCAAGTATTTAGAACGGCAGCGTCTTCAGCAATCCAGCAGG ATTAAAGGAGTAGCTAATGATACGACTAGAGCTATTTTGAACTCAAATGAGGATTCAGAGAGGCCAAGTAGAGTTTTGGGTGCTTCACGACCGTGGCTCGATCCTAGGATTAACATGCATGTATGTAGA CGTATTCAAAGAGATGCATATAACAATTCTGTTCCTGAGAAGAGTTTAGCTGAATCCTATGGGGGCATGAAAAATAGTTCTGGTATTTCAAGTATTGGAAGAACTGGCAGTAGGGTTGCTGAGTTGGGACATGATAAAACTTGGTATAAAGCAGGACTCAGCGTGGCAGAGAACACATCTAATCAAAGTAATGGTTTCAGTTTGAAGCTTGGTTTTTCGAATTGTGAAGCACCAAAGTCGATGAACTTGGGTGCACATCATCAGCCAACACAAAACTTAACTAGCATACAGAGCAGTGTAGTGCCAGGTAGCTGGAAAAATTCTGAGGAAGAGGAATTCATGTGGGATGAAATGAACTCTGGAATGATTGGTGATGGTGCCGCCAGCGTTGCCAACAACTTGAATACAGAACGATGGATGGGTGGTGATGATGAGAATTTG GATGGAGATCAATCCCAAATCTTGCACCATGATAGAGAAATATCTACTGCTAGGAAACAATCATTTGCATCTGGGGGGCATTCATCATTGCCATGGCAATTGCAGGAGCAGAGATCGAATGAAAAGTTGAATCTGAAGCCAGGTCACTCGGAAGAATTGTTGTCAGCTTTAGGTTGCTTACCAGCTAATACAAGTTCTTTGGTTGTCAGGATGGCAAATCGGTCTTCCATGCCAAATGCAACCAAAGGTATGTCTGAAACTATGGGACAAAAGCAATTTGATTCCATGGGAACAAAACCCACTTCTGCGCAGTCACCTTTGCAGCAGCAGTCTGCATCATTGCCTGTAACAAAGCTCCACCCTCATCCAACACAAAATTTGTTGGAGCAAGACTATGGGAAGGATTCTAAAACATCACAGTTTCTGGGAGATCTGCAGAGACAATACATTAGAGATCAACCAGCTGCCCTTCCTCCCAATGCTCAAGTTGGTTGTTTGCATAGATCTAGAGAAAAGGATTTGCATGGTCCTTTATCTTCAGAGACTTCTTTTCTGCCAAGGCATCAGCAGCAGCCACTGGTCTCTTCCCAGACTGAAGTTATTGCAAAAACTAAGAAGCCTCTCCACTCTAAAGTCAAGGCCAGTGAAAGTTCAGAACAATCAAAAAGTAGTTTGTCAGCTGCAACTGTGCAGACTAGATTCCTCAACAAATCAATTACAAATAGTTTTCCTGGTACAAGTAGTAGTCTAGTTACAAAGAATCTTCCATCTGACTTAGGGGTTTGCCCAGCTCTATCAGGTAGACCTTCGCCTGCCACATTAATTTCTTCGGTATCTGCAGTTGCATCACCGTCAACATTAGTTCCTCCAGATGACGATTCTTCTATTCTGGATAACATATCACAAGCAAATACTGGACAGAAACCAAAGGTCTCTACAAAATTACCAACTTCCTCTAACATGAGCAGTGTGTCAGCTCCAACCTCAACTGCTACAAAAAACAATTCCTTGAATCCCATTGCAAACCTTTTAAGCTCACTGGTTGCAAAAGGTTTGATATCTACAGATTCGGAGTCATCGATTAAGGTACCAACAGAGGCATTGGTTCAATTGGAAACGCGTACTGAAAGCATTACTGCCAGTAGCTCATTGCCAGTTCCTTCAGTTACTGGTTCCACAGTTCTCCCAGTAACATCCTCTAAAGTTGTGGAAGATGATGCAAAAGCCTCCCTGATCGTAAGTCAATCAACCAACACCAAAATAAGGAATATCATCGGCTTTGATTTTAAGCCTGATGTAATCCGAGAGATGCATCCCACTGTAATCAAGGGATTATTGGATGATAGTCAACATCATTGCAGATTTTGTGGTATTAAGCTTAAACAGGAAGAACAGTTCAACAAACACTTGGAGTGGCATTTTGCACGAGAAAGAGAGCAACATGGTCTAATTACAGCATCCAGAAAATGGTATGAGAATTGTTTTTCGTCTGAGCCTAGTGATTCTGTAGACGATTATTGTGAGGAAACAGACAGGAGTCCATTTGATGCTATCGTTCCAGCTGATGACAGCCAGTGCTTGTGTGTATTGTGTGGTGATCTGTTTGAAGATGTGTACTGTCAAGAGAGGGATGAATGGATGTTCGAAGGTGCTGTTTACATAAACAACTTAGATAGAAACGGTGAGATGGAAAATAGAAATGTGGGGCCGATTGTTCATGCTAAATGTTTATCTGAGAACTCAGTAGCTGGCAGCACCAAGATG GAACAGGACTGA
- the LOC107648804 gene encoding polyadenylation and cleavage factor homolog 4 isoform X2: MNMESTRRSFDRSREPGAKKPRLIDELDSSSNPISRPFSQPRQPPSSAVTPLTSATARFRTNSDRDSESSDRYHPQPPPHQELVSQYKAALAELTFNSKPIITNLTIIAGENLSAAKAIAGIVCTNIVEVPNEQKLPSLYLLDSIVKNIGRDYIKYFAARLPEVFIKAYKQVDPPVHSSMRHLFGTWKGYIPPQTLQMIEKELGFMPAVNGSASSSATLGSESQSQRPAHSIHVNPKYLERQRLQQSSRIKGVANDTTRAILNSNEDSERPSRVLGASRPWLDPRINMHRIQRDAYNNSVPEKSLAESYGGMKNSSGISSIGRTGSRVAELGHDKTWYKAGLSVAENTSNQSNGFSLKLGFSNCEAPKSMNLGAHHQPTQNLTSIQSSVVPGSWKNSEEEEFMWDEMNSGMIGDGAASVANNLNTERWMGGDDENLDGDQSQILHHDREISTARKQSFASGGHSSLPWQLQEQRSNEKLNLKPGHSEELLSALGCLPANTSSLVVRMANRSSMPNATKGMSETMGQKQFDSMGTKPTSAQSPLQQQSASLPVTKLHPHPTQNLLEQDYGKDSKTSQFLGDLQRQYIRDQPAALPPNAQVGCLHRSREKDLHGPLSSETSFLPRHQQQPLVSSQTEVIAKTKKPLHSKVKASESSEQSKSSLSAATVQTRFLNKSITNSFPGTSSSLVTKNLPSDLGVCPALSGRPSPATLISSVSAVASPSTLVPPDDDSSILDNISQANTGQKPKVSTKLPTSSNMSSVSAPTSTATKNNSLNPIANLLSSLVAKGLISTDSESSIKVPTEALVQLETRTESITASSSLPVPSVTGSTVLPVTSSKVVEDDAKASLIVSQSTNTKIRNIIGFDFKPDVIREMHPTVIKGLLDDSQHHCRFCGIKLKQEEQFNKHLEWHFAREREQHGLITASRKWYENCFSSEPSDSVDDYCEETDRSPFDAIVPADDSQCLCVLCGDLFEDVYCQERDEWMFEGAVYINNLDRNGEMENRNVGPIVHAKCLSENSVAGSTKMEQD, from the exons atGAACATGGAGAGCACGCGTAGATCGTTCGATAGATCGAGAGAGCCGGGCGCCAAGAAGCCCCGATTGATCGACGAGCTCGACAGCAGTTCCAACCCCATTTCCCGACCGTTTTCTCAGCCGCGGCAACCGCCGTCCTCTGCGGTTACACCGTTGACTTCCGCCACCGCGAGGTTCCGAACTAACAGCGACAGGGACTCCGAAAGTAGCGACAGGTACCACCCGCAACCGCCACCGCACCAGGAGCTTGTATCTCAGTACAAGGCCGCGCTAGCTGAGCTCACTTTCAACTCGAAGCCAATAATTACGAACTTGACCATCATTGCAGGAGAGAACCTTTCTGCTGCGAAGGCCATTGCTGGCATCGTTTGTACCAACATTGTAGAG GTTCCAAATGAGCAAAAGCTTCCATCTCTTTATCTCTTGGACAGTATTGTTAAGAATATTGGGCGGGATTATATAAAATACTTTGCTGCCAGACTACCTGAG GTATTCATCAAGGCATACAAACAGGTTGATCCACCTGTCCATTCAAGTATGAGGCATCTTTTTGGAACTTGGAAGGGATACATTCCTCCGCAGACCCTTCAGATGATTGAAAAGGAACTTGGCTTCATGCCTGCAGTCAATGGTTCGGCTTCTTCATCTGCTACACTCGGAAGTGAATCACAGTCACAACGCCCAGCTCATAGCATCCATGTGAATCCCAAGTATTTAGAACGGCAGCGTCTTCAGCAATCCAGCAGG ATTAAAGGAGTAGCTAATGATACGACTAGAGCTATTTTGAACTCAAATGAGGATTCAGAGAGGCCAAGTAGAGTTTTGGGTGCTTCACGACCGTGGCTCGATCCTAGGATTAACATGCAT CGTATTCAAAGAGATGCATATAACAATTCTGTTCCTGAGAAGAGTTTAGCTGAATCCTATGGGGGCATGAAAAATAGTTCTGGTATTTCAAGTATTGGAAGAACTGGCAGTAGGGTTGCTGAGTTGGGACATGATAAAACTTGGTATAAAGCAGGACTCAGCGTGGCAGAGAACACATCTAATCAAAGTAATGGTTTCAGTTTGAAGCTTGGTTTTTCGAATTGTGAAGCACCAAAGTCGATGAACTTGGGTGCACATCATCAGCCAACACAAAACTTAACTAGCATACAGAGCAGTGTAGTGCCAGGTAGCTGGAAAAATTCTGAGGAAGAGGAATTCATGTGGGATGAAATGAACTCTGGAATGATTGGTGATGGTGCCGCCAGCGTTGCCAACAACTTGAATACAGAACGATGGATGGGTGGTGATGATGAGAATTTG GATGGAGATCAATCCCAAATCTTGCACCATGATAGAGAAATATCTACTGCTAGGAAACAATCATTTGCATCTGGGGGGCATTCATCATTGCCATGGCAATTGCAGGAGCAGAGATCGAATGAAAAGTTGAATCTGAAGCCAGGTCACTCGGAAGAATTGTTGTCAGCTTTAGGTTGCTTACCAGCTAATACAAGTTCTTTGGTTGTCAGGATGGCAAATCGGTCTTCCATGCCAAATGCAACCAAAGGTATGTCTGAAACTATGGGACAAAAGCAATTTGATTCCATGGGAACAAAACCCACTTCTGCGCAGTCACCTTTGCAGCAGCAGTCTGCATCATTGCCTGTAACAAAGCTCCACCCTCATCCAACACAAAATTTGTTGGAGCAAGACTATGGGAAGGATTCTAAAACATCACAGTTTCTGGGAGATCTGCAGAGACAATACATTAGAGATCAACCAGCTGCCCTTCCTCCCAATGCTCAAGTTGGTTGTTTGCATAGATCTAGAGAAAAGGATTTGCATGGTCCTTTATCTTCAGAGACTTCTTTTCTGCCAAGGCATCAGCAGCAGCCACTGGTCTCTTCCCAGACTGAAGTTATTGCAAAAACTAAGAAGCCTCTCCACTCTAAAGTCAAGGCCAGTGAAAGTTCAGAACAATCAAAAAGTAGTTTGTCAGCTGCAACTGTGCAGACTAGATTCCTCAACAAATCAATTACAAATAGTTTTCCTGGTACAAGTAGTAGTCTAGTTACAAAGAATCTTCCATCTGACTTAGGGGTTTGCCCAGCTCTATCAGGTAGACCTTCGCCTGCCACATTAATTTCTTCGGTATCTGCAGTTGCATCACCGTCAACATTAGTTCCTCCAGATGACGATTCTTCTATTCTGGATAACATATCACAAGCAAATACTGGACAGAAACCAAAGGTCTCTACAAAATTACCAACTTCCTCTAACATGAGCAGTGTGTCAGCTCCAACCTCAACTGCTACAAAAAACAATTCCTTGAATCCCATTGCAAACCTTTTAAGCTCACTGGTTGCAAAAGGTTTGATATCTACAGATTCGGAGTCATCGATTAAGGTACCAACAGAGGCATTGGTTCAATTGGAAACGCGTACTGAAAGCATTACTGCCAGTAGCTCATTGCCAGTTCCTTCAGTTACTGGTTCCACAGTTCTCCCAGTAACATCCTCTAAAGTTGTGGAAGATGATGCAAAAGCCTCCCTGATCGTAAGTCAATCAACCAACACCAAAATAAGGAATATCATCGGCTTTGATTTTAAGCCTGATGTAATCCGAGAGATGCATCCCACTGTAATCAAGGGATTATTGGATGATAGTCAACATCATTGCAGATTTTGTGGTATTAAGCTTAAACAGGAAGAACAGTTCAACAAACACTTGGAGTGGCATTTTGCACGAGAAAGAGAGCAACATGGTCTAATTACAGCATCCAGAAAATGGTATGAGAATTGTTTTTCGTCTGAGCCTAGTGATTCTGTAGACGATTATTGTGAGGAAACAGACAGGAGTCCATTTGATGCTATCGTTCCAGCTGATGACAGCCAGTGCTTGTGTGTATTGTGTGGTGATCTGTTTGAAGATGTGTACTGTCAAGAGAGGGATGAATGGATGTTCGAAGGTGCTGTTTACATAAACAACTTAGATAGAAACGGTGAGATGGAAAATAGAAATGTGGGGCCGATTGTTCATGCTAAATGTTTATCTGAGAACTCAGTAGCTGGCAGCACCAAGATG GAACAGGACTGA
- the LOC107648804 gene encoding uncharacterized protein LOC107648804 isoform X3, producing MRHLFGTWKGYIPPQTLQMIEKELGFMPAVNGSASSSATLGSESQSQRPAHSIHVNPKYLERQRLQQSSRIKGVANDTTRAILNSNEDSERPSRVLGASRPWLDPRINMHVCRRIQRDAYNNSVPEKSLAESYGGMKNSSGISSIGRTGSRVAELGHDKTWYKAGLSVAENTSNQSNGFSLKLGFSNCEAPKSMNLGAHHQPTQNLTSIQSSVVPGSWKNSEEEEFMWDEMNSGMIGDGAASVANNLNTERWMGGDDENLDGDQSQILHHDREISTARKQSFASGGHSSLPWQLQEQRSNEKLNLKPGHSEELLSALGCLPANTSSLVVRMANRSSMPNATKGMSETMGQKQFDSMGTKPTSAQSPLQQQSASLPVTKLHPHPTQNLLEQDYGKDSKTSQFLGDLQRQYIRDQPAALPPNAQVGCLHRSREKDLHGPLSSETSFLPRHQQQPLVSSQTEVIAKTKKPLHSKVKASESSEQSKSSLSAATVQTRFLNKSITNSFPGTSSSLVTKNLPSDLGVCPALSGRPSPATLISSVSAVASPSTLVPPDDDSSILDNISQANTGQKPKVSTKLPTSSNMSSVSAPTSTATKNNSLNPIANLLSSLVAKGLISTDSESSIKVPTEALVQLETRTESITASSSLPVPSVTGSTVLPVTSSKVVEDDAKASLIVSQSTNTKIRNIIGFDFKPDVIREMHPTVIKGLLDDSQHHCRFCGIKLKQEEQFNKHLEWHFAREREQHGLITASRKWYENCFSSEPSDSVDDYCEETDRSPFDAIVPADDSQCLCVLCGDLFEDVYCQERDEWMFEGAVYINNLDRNGEMENRNVGPIVHAKCLSENSVAGSTKMEQD from the exons ATGAGGCATCTTTTTGGAACTTGGAAGGGATACATTCCTCCGCAGACCCTTCAGATGATTGAAAAGGAACTTGGCTTCATGCCTGCAGTCAATGGTTCGGCTTCTTCATCTGCTACACTCGGAAGTGAATCACAGTCACAACGCCCAGCTCATAGCATCCATGTGAATCCCAAGTATTTAGAACGGCAGCGTCTTCAGCAATCCAGCAGG ATTAAAGGAGTAGCTAATGATACGACTAGAGCTATTTTGAACTCAAATGAGGATTCAGAGAGGCCAAGTAGAGTTTTGGGTGCTTCACGACCGTGGCTCGATCCTAGGATTAACATGCATGTATGTAGA CGTATTCAAAGAGATGCATATAACAATTCTGTTCCTGAGAAGAGTTTAGCTGAATCCTATGGGGGCATGAAAAATAGTTCTGGTATTTCAAGTATTGGAAGAACTGGCAGTAGGGTTGCTGAGTTGGGACATGATAAAACTTGGTATAAAGCAGGACTCAGCGTGGCAGAGAACACATCTAATCAAAGTAATGGTTTCAGTTTGAAGCTTGGTTTTTCGAATTGTGAAGCACCAAAGTCGATGAACTTGGGTGCACATCATCAGCCAACACAAAACTTAACTAGCATACAGAGCAGTGTAGTGCCAGGTAGCTGGAAAAATTCTGAGGAAGAGGAATTCATGTGGGATGAAATGAACTCTGGAATGATTGGTGATGGTGCCGCCAGCGTTGCCAACAACTTGAATACAGAACGATGGATGGGTGGTGATGATGAGAATTTG GATGGAGATCAATCCCAAATCTTGCACCATGATAGAGAAATATCTACTGCTAGGAAACAATCATTTGCATCTGGGGGGCATTCATCATTGCCATGGCAATTGCAGGAGCAGAGATCGAATGAAAAGTTGAATCTGAAGCCAGGTCACTCGGAAGAATTGTTGTCAGCTTTAGGTTGCTTACCAGCTAATACAAGTTCTTTGGTTGTCAGGATGGCAAATCGGTCTTCCATGCCAAATGCAACCAAAGGTATGTCTGAAACTATGGGACAAAAGCAATTTGATTCCATGGGAACAAAACCCACTTCTGCGCAGTCACCTTTGCAGCAGCAGTCTGCATCATTGCCTGTAACAAAGCTCCACCCTCATCCAACACAAAATTTGTTGGAGCAAGACTATGGGAAGGATTCTAAAACATCACAGTTTCTGGGAGATCTGCAGAGACAATACATTAGAGATCAACCAGCTGCCCTTCCTCCCAATGCTCAAGTTGGTTGTTTGCATAGATCTAGAGAAAAGGATTTGCATGGTCCTTTATCTTCAGAGACTTCTTTTCTGCCAAGGCATCAGCAGCAGCCACTGGTCTCTTCCCAGACTGAAGTTATTGCAAAAACTAAGAAGCCTCTCCACTCTAAAGTCAAGGCCAGTGAAAGTTCAGAACAATCAAAAAGTAGTTTGTCAGCTGCAACTGTGCAGACTAGATTCCTCAACAAATCAATTACAAATAGTTTTCCTGGTACAAGTAGTAGTCTAGTTACAAAGAATCTTCCATCTGACTTAGGGGTTTGCCCAGCTCTATCAGGTAGACCTTCGCCTGCCACATTAATTTCTTCGGTATCTGCAGTTGCATCACCGTCAACATTAGTTCCTCCAGATGACGATTCTTCTATTCTGGATAACATATCACAAGCAAATACTGGACAGAAACCAAAGGTCTCTACAAAATTACCAACTTCCTCTAACATGAGCAGTGTGTCAGCTCCAACCTCAACTGCTACAAAAAACAATTCCTTGAATCCCATTGCAAACCTTTTAAGCTCACTGGTTGCAAAAGGTTTGATATCTACAGATTCGGAGTCATCGATTAAGGTACCAACAGAGGCATTGGTTCAATTGGAAACGCGTACTGAAAGCATTACTGCCAGTAGCTCATTGCCAGTTCCTTCAGTTACTGGTTCCACAGTTCTCCCAGTAACATCCTCTAAAGTTGTGGAAGATGATGCAAAAGCCTCCCTGATCGTAAGTCAATCAACCAACACCAAAATAAGGAATATCATCGGCTTTGATTTTAAGCCTGATGTAATCCGAGAGATGCATCCCACTGTAATCAAGGGATTATTGGATGATAGTCAACATCATTGCAGATTTTGTGGTATTAAGCTTAAACAGGAAGAACAGTTCAACAAACACTTGGAGTGGCATTTTGCACGAGAAAGAGAGCAACATGGTCTAATTACAGCATCCAGAAAATGGTATGAGAATTGTTTTTCGTCTGAGCCTAGTGATTCTGTAGACGATTATTGTGAGGAAACAGACAGGAGTCCATTTGATGCTATCGTTCCAGCTGATGACAGCCAGTGCTTGTGTGTATTGTGTGGTGATCTGTTTGAAGATGTGTACTGTCAAGAGAGGGATGAATGGATGTTCGAAGGTGCTGTTTACATAAACAACTTAGATAGAAACGGTGAGATGGAAAATAGAAATGTGGGGCCGATTGTTCATGCTAAATGTTTATCTGAGAACTCAGTAGCTGGCAGCACCAAGATG GAACAGGACTGA